A region of Flavobacterium album DNA encodes the following proteins:
- a CDS encoding GNAT family N-acetyltransferase — MPETFESQRLLFRELEPSDEEALFELDSDPEVHRYLGNTPVRSMDEIRTAIAMIREQYRTNGVGRMAVILKETGEFLGWAGLKLAKDQLNGNVNYYDLGYRFMRKHWGKGYATESAKAFISYGFNVMKLPKINAYADAGNAGSRSVLEKAGLEYIGSFDDDGVLSVWYEIVNPGDKKVN; from the coding sequence ATGCCTGAAACCTTTGAATCACAACGTTTACTTTTCCGCGAACTTGAGCCTTCAGATGAGGAAGCATTATTCGAACTTGACTCCGATCCCGAAGTGCACCGCTACCTTGGCAACACGCCGGTGCGGTCTATGGACGAGATCAGGACAGCTATAGCAATGATCAGGGAGCAATACCGTACCAATGGTGTTGGCCGCATGGCCGTAATACTGAAAGAAACCGGTGAGTTCCTGGGCTGGGCAGGCCTCAAGCTTGCTAAGGACCAACTGAATGGCAATGTGAATTATTACGACCTGGGCTACCGCTTCATGCGAAAGCACTGGGGCAAAGGATACGCTACGGAGTCGGCAAAGGCTTTTATAAGCTATGGCTTTAATGTGATGAAGCTGCCTAAGATCAATGCTTATGCCGATGCAGGCAACGCCGGTTCGCGCTCCGTACTTGAAAAAGCAGGCCTGGAATACATTGGCTCGTTTGATGATGACGGTGTGCTATCTGTATGGTATGAGATTGTAAATCCTGGTGATAAAAAAGTTAATTAG
- a CDS encoding alpha/beta hydrolase, which produces MKKIYRFGIGLLLCGTGLYLLALFLLYFFQEKLLFHPQVLEQEYKFTFSDAFEEVYIPVSDDVKLHGILFRAKDSKGLVFYLHGNGGCVEDWGDAAANFTSAGYDLFMLDYRGYGKSGGTIESEAQINEDIEKAFAYMEKDYQLRNIIIAGYSIGTGPATHLAAKKKVKALILQAPYYSLTGLSGEKVPLIPEFVKRYKFNTGSEILKVNAPVYIFHGTEDKLIPYEHSLKLKKKAGDRAVLIPLPGEGHNAINDSALFKEKLSGILKKI; this is translated from the coding sequence ATGAAAAAAATATACCGTTTCGGCATAGGATTGTTACTATGCGGTACAGGATTGTACCTGCTTGCCCTTTTCCTGTTGTATTTTTTCCAGGAGAAATTGCTTTTCCATCCTCAGGTCCTGGAGCAGGAGTATAAATTCACGTTTTCGGATGCCTTCGAAGAAGTCTATATTCCCGTAAGTGACGACGTAAAGCTGCACGGCATTTTGTTCAGGGCTAAAGATAGCAAAGGGCTGGTCTTTTACCTGCATGGCAACGGCGGCTGTGTTGAGGATTGGGGCGATGCTGCTGCAAATTTTACATCGGCGGGTTACGACCTCTTTATGTTGGATTACCGCGGCTACGGAAAAAGCGGCGGCACCATAGAAAGCGAGGCACAGATTAATGAAGATATCGAAAAAGCCTTTGCTTATATGGAAAAGGATTATCAACTGCGCAACATTATTATTGCAGGTTATTCCATAGGCACTGGGCCGGCGACGCATTTGGCTGCTAAAAAGAAAGTAAAAGCGCTTATCCTCCAGGCACCCTATTACAGCTTAACAGGGCTGTCAGGTGAAAAAGTGCCTTTGATTCCTGAATTCGTAAAGCGCTACAAGTTCAATACCGGCAGCGAAATTTTAAAAGTGAACGCTCCAGTGTATATTTTTCATGGAACGGAAGACAAGCTGATACCTTATGAGCATTCGCTGAAATTAAAAAAGAAGGCAGGCGATCGTGCCGTTTTGATACCATTGCCCGGAGAAGGGCATAATGCTATAAATGATAGTGCATTATTTAAGGAAAAGCTTTCAGGGATACTCAAAAAGATATGA
- a CDS encoding XAC2610-related protein gives MPVVGINAIQAGDFNFDGLEDFSVFEQSYAGANTSSLYFLFDKKTGKFFNSGFEGTTFEFDYEKKLVYEHNSCCMNTSVMNATYKVVNNKLVVVEKKCLEYDEATEDYKEINCD, from the coding sequence ATGCCAGTTGTGGGGATAAACGCCATTCAGGCAGGCGACTTTAACTTTGACGGGCTAGAAGATTTTTCAGTTTTTGAGCAAAGCTATGCAGGGGCAAATACGTCAAGCCTGTATTTTCTCTTCGATAAAAAGACGGGCAAATTCTTCAACAGTGGCTTTGAAGGTACGACATTCGAATTTGACTATGAGAAGAAGCTGGTGTATGAGCACAATTCCTGCTGTATGAATACAAGCGTTATGAATGCGACTTACAAAGTGGTGAACAACAAACTGGTGGTTGTTGAGAAAAAGTGCCTGGAGTATGATGAAGCAACGGAAGATTACAAAGAAATAAACTGCGACTGA
- a CDS encoding ABC-F family ATP-binding cassette domain-containing protein, with product MITIDSLSVQFGGTTLFSDVSFSINETDKIALMGKNGAGKSTLLKIIAGENKPSSGNISAPKGTVIAYLPQHLLTHDDATVFEETSKAFAEIFKMKAEIDALNEELTVRTDYESEDYYKIIEKVSELSEKFYAIEEVNYEAEVEKVLKGMGFEREDFNRPTSEFSGGWRMRIELAKILLQKPDLILLDEPTNHMDIESIQWLEDFLVNSAKAVMVISHDRAFVDNITTRTIEVTMGRIYDYKAKYSHYLELRKDRRAHQQKAYEEQQKMIAENMEFIERFKGTYSKTLQVQSRVKMLEKLELVEVDEVDTSALKLKFPPSPRSGQYPVVVNELSKSYGDHVVFKDASMVIERGQKVAFVGRNGEGKSTMVKAIMGEIDFEGKMEVGHNVQIGYFAQNQAAMLDENLTVFETIDQIAVGDIRTQIKNLLGAFMFSGDDTTKKVKVLSGGERTRLAMIKLLLEPVNLLILDEPTNHLDMKTKDIIKDALKAFDGTLVLVSHDRDFLDGLVTKVFEFGHKRVKEHFEDIKGFLEMKKMENLREIEKKN from the coding sequence ATGATCACAATAGATTCGCTTTCGGTACAATTTGGCGGCACCACACTCTTCAGCGACGTTTCCTTTTCGATAAATGAAACCGATAAAATAGCCCTTATGGGTAAGAATGGGGCGGGAAAATCAACCCTCCTCAAGATCATTGCAGGGGAGAACAAACCGTCTTCGGGAAATATATCGGCCCCAAAAGGTACAGTAATTGCGTACCTGCCGCAGCATTTGCTTACGCACGATGATGCCACGGTCTTTGAGGAGACCTCAAAGGCGTTCGCCGAAATCTTCAAAATGAAGGCGGAAATAGATGCACTGAATGAAGAGCTTACCGTGCGTACCGATTATGAATCGGAAGACTATTACAAGATCATTGAAAAAGTATCCGAGCTTAGCGAAAAATTCTATGCCATAGAGGAAGTGAACTATGAAGCAGAAGTAGAAAAAGTACTTAAGGGTATGGGCTTTGAACGCGAGGATTTTAACCGCCCGACATCCGAATTCAGCGGTGGCTGGAGGATGCGTATCGAGCTGGCAAAGATACTGCTGCAAAAACCCGACCTGATCCTGCTCGATGAGCCGACCAACCACATGGATATCGAGAGTATACAGTGGCTCGAGGACTTCCTTGTCAACAGTGCAAAAGCCGTTATGGTCATATCCCACGATAGGGCTTTTGTAGATAACATCACGACCAGGACCATCGAAGTTACCATGGGCCGTATATACGATTACAAGGCCAAATATTCCCATTACCTTGAACTGCGAAAAGACCGCCGTGCCCACCAGCAAAAGGCTTATGAGGAGCAGCAGAAGATGATCGCTGAGAACATGGAGTTCATAGAGCGTTTCAAAGGGACGTACTCCAAAACATTACAGGTGCAGTCGCGCGTGAAGATGCTTGAAAAGCTGGAACTTGTTGAGGTTGATGAGGTAGATACATCAGCCCTGAAGCTGAAGTTCCCGCCATCGCCGCGATCAGGGCAGTACCCTGTTGTGGTAAATGAGCTTTCGAAGTCCTATGGCGACCATGTGGTTTTCAAAGATGCTTCGATGGTAATTGAGCGCGGGCAGAAAGTAGCGTTCGTAGGGCGTAACGGTGAAGGTAAATCCACCATGGTGAAGGCCATCATGGGCGAGATCGATTTTGAAGGCAAAATGGAAGTAGGCCATAACGTACAGATAGGTTACTTTGCCCAGAACCAGGCAGCAATGCTCGATGAGAACCTTACCGTGTTCGAGACCATCGACCAGATCGCTGTCGGGGATATCCGTACACAGATAAAGAACCTGCTGGGTGCGTTCATGTTCAGTGGGGACGATACGACCAAGAAAGTAAAAGTTCTGTCGGGAGGAGAGCGAACACGACTTGCGATGATAAAACTATTGCTCGAGCCGGTAAACCTGCTAATCCTGGATGAGCCTACCAACCACCTTGATATGAAGACCAAAGATATCATCAAGGATGCACTTAAAGCCTTTGACGGTACCCTGGTACTGGTGTCGCACGACAGGGACTTCCTTGACGGGCTGGTGACTAAAGTTTTCGAATTCGGCCACAAAAGGGTAAAAGAACATTTTGAAGATATTAAAGGTTTCCTCGAAATGAAAAAGATGGAGAATTTAAGAGAGATCGAGAAGAAGAATTAA
- a CDS encoding TonB-dependent receptor plug domain-containing protein, giving the protein MENQDKLYQQFREAAGEAETKGFDRMEALWGRVEDKLDAEKQRKAATWWKYTGMAAMLLMFITVGTFLYRNEKGPSVDPNGIHENNVTVIDSQKIKETFEPAKENVVAKEAVVVNESPTIFPKKVIEGDSIYFTSVSKRARIWNHSKTVNESSPTNAGIPMLSSAIGYFEADKAERKDSDTETSKEYLEKAAIANTDGTITFKGTVTDSQGVPVPGVIVKVEGTTIATQTDFDGRYSINAKEGEKLIASYVGMQNGSILAYKANANRPIKLSENTSLEAVTLEGPKKQGRHVSNGAITAIAIDTTVVANRGLLPSVNGTIAEIDEGKVMSREKASTGTAAQGNSFAAAKATSKQQQTTAEDKTNADVIQSLQGQVPGLNSTQPAGTTPLIIRGQSSNLPADPLYVIDGVPVSSDVFKNINSDDIVSITVLKDTSATALYGNRGANGVIIVKTKKGLTKRELRKLKREEKKKTP; this is encoded by the coding sequence ATGGAAAATCAAGATAAATTATACCAACAATTCAGGGAAGCTGCGGGCGAAGCGGAGACGAAGGGCTTCGACCGTATGGAAGCGCTCTGGGGCCGTGTCGAGGACAAACTCGATGCTGAAAAGCAGCGAAAGGCCGCAACCTGGTGGAAATATACCGGAATGGCCGCCATGTTGCTTATGTTTATTACAGTGGGAACATTTTTATACCGCAATGAGAAAGGCCCGTCTGTAGATCCTAATGGAATTCACGAGAACAATGTAACAGTAATTGACAGCCAGAAAATAAAGGAAACCTTTGAGCCAGCGAAAGAAAATGTGGTGGCAAAGGAAGCAGTAGTTGTGAATGAGTCTCCAACTATATTCCCTAAAAAAGTTATTGAGGGTGATTCGATATATTTTACATCTGTCAGTAAAAGAGCAAGAATTTGGAACCATTCAAAAACAGTAAACGAGAGCAGTCCAACTAACGCTGGTATACCAATGCTATCATCTGCAATTGGGTATTTTGAAGCCGATAAAGCAGAAAGAAAGGACAGCGATACTGAAACATCAAAAGAATATTTAGAGAAAGCAGCTATAGCAAACACTGACGGAACGATAACTTTCAAGGGAACGGTAACTGACAGCCAGGGCGTACCGGTGCCGGGTGTGATCGTGAAAGTTGAGGGGACTACTATCGCAACACAAACCGATTTTGATGGCAGGTACAGCATAAATGCCAAAGAAGGTGAAAAACTGATAGCTTCGTATGTGGGGATGCAAAACGGTTCTATCCTTGCCTACAAGGCGAATGCTAACAGGCCAATAAAGCTGTCTGAAAACACATCGCTCGAAGCCGTGACGCTTGAAGGGCCTAAAAAACAGGGCAGGCATGTGAGCAATGGGGCGATAACCGCAATTGCAATCGATACTACGGTAGTAGCGAACAGGGGGTTGCTCCCTTCGGTAAATGGTACAATAGCCGAGATCGATGAAGGAAAGGTTATGTCCCGTGAAAAAGCATCTACAGGAACAGCAGCACAGGGAAATAGTTTTGCCGCAGCAAAAGCGACATCAAAACAACAGCAAACTACTGCAGAGGATAAAACCAATGCGGACGTTATACAGTCATTACAGGGACAGGTCCCAGGATTGAATAGTACCCAACCGGCAGGCACAACACCTTTAATCATAAGGGGGCAAAGCTCTAACCTTCCTGCAGACCCGCTATATGTAATCGATGGAGTGCCGGTTAGCAGCGATGTCTTTAAAAACATCAATTCAGATGATATCGTGAGCATCACTGTATTGAAAGATACTTCGGCTACAGCCCTATACGGAAACCGGGGGGCTAATGGTGTTATCATCGTAAAAACGAAAAAGGGGCTTACCAAACGCGAGTTACGGAAACTTAAGCGGGAAGAGAAAAAGAAGACCCCCTAA
- a CDS encoding RNA polymerase sigma factor encodes MHRDAQRQVYELMAPKLYHTCKRYLKSEEMIEEAMADAFFTIFTKLDQLKETKAFEAWARKIAVNQCLLSLKKNVNFNIYIEDMARSSEPSIAQSAALEEEDLLHLLTYLPEGCRTVFNLFAIEGYSHKEIAVMLNISEGTSKSQLNASRTKLKEMVNNVYYLNEKSHGKSR; translated from the coding sequence ATGCACCGGGACGCACAGCGGCAGGTGTACGAGCTTATGGCGCCCAAGCTGTACCATACCTGTAAAAGGTACCTGAAGAGCGAGGAAATGATAGAGGAAGCCATGGCCGATGCTTTCTTTACCATCTTCACCAAGCTCGACCAGCTCAAAGAAACAAAAGCATTCGAGGCCTGGGCGCGCAAAATTGCCGTGAACCAGTGCCTGCTGAGCCTGAAGAAAAATGTAAACTTTAATATTTATATTGAAGACATGGCACGTTCGTCAGAGCCTTCTATTGCGCAGTCGGCCGCGCTTGAGGAAGAAGACCTGCTGCACCTGCTCACCTATCTGCCGGAAGGCTGCCGAACCGTATTCAACCTTTTTGCCATTGAGGGGTATTCGCACAAGGAGATCGCCGTGATGCTGAACATCAGTGAGGGGACCTCCAAGTCGCAACTGAACGCCTCCCGTACCAAATTAAAAGAAATGGTGAACAATGTTTATTACCTAAATGAGAAGAGTCATGGAAAATCAAGATAA
- a CDS encoding DUF6929 family protein: MQKFQLELLFHIIGIGSASGLFFDGSSLFMISDNSHLLYEYQLKDKTLQKTRLVSKEYSGPLEDVPKADKADYEAIAAKGDDLYLFGSGSTEKRNSIGHINRKTKEVFPPIDATDLYMVMQNFGEITPENFNIEAAVNAGDTWYVFNRGNGPSGQNGIFTLEGDIADTSFQIIYNEIKLPKINGAQASFTDAVKVGEKLYFIAAAEKSDSTYHDGEIAGTLIGRIDIETMELEFTETISLKNKFEGITLYKETGKTLEFLLCEDTDSDAAASDIYKLIIEK; the protein is encoded by the coding sequence ATGCAAAAATTTCAGTTGGAGCTGCTGTTCCATATTATTGGAATCGGTTCGGCATCGGGACTTTTTTTTGACGGCAGCTCGCTCTTTATGATCTCTGACAACAGCCACCTGCTGTACGAATACCAACTTAAAGATAAAACACTTCAAAAAACACGGCTTGTCTCTAAAGAATACTCCGGCCCATTGGAAGACGTCCCGAAAGCGGACAAGGCCGACTATGAAGCCATTGCCGCAAAGGGAGACGACCTCTATCTCTTCGGTTCCGGATCGACCGAAAAGCGCAACAGCATTGGCCATATCAACAGGAAAACCAAGGAAGTTTTTCCACCTATAGATGCCACCGACCTCTACATGGTTATGCAAAACTTTGGTGAAATAACGCCGGAGAACTTTAATATAGAAGCTGCCGTAAATGCCGGTGATACGTGGTATGTATTCAACAGGGGAAATGGGCCATCGGGACAGAATGGTATTTTTACCCTTGAAGGCGATATTGCCGATACATCCTTCCAGATTATTTACAACGAAATAAAATTGCCTAAAATCAACGGCGCGCAGGCCAGCTTTACCGATGCCGTGAAGGTTGGCGAAAAGCTTTACTTTATCGCAGCCGCAGAAAAATCAGACTCTACATATCACGATGGTGAAATAGCGGGAACGCTCATCGGGCGTATTGATATTGAAACTATGGAACTGGAATTTACAGAGACCATTTCGCTAAAAAATAAATTTGAAGGCATTACTTTATATAAAGAAACAGGGAAAACGCTTGAGTTTCTGCTGTGTGAGGATACCGACAGCGATGCAGCGGCGAGTGATATTTATAAGTTAATAATAGAGAAATAA
- a CDS encoding PPK2 family polyphosphate kinase — protein MRNINTDDFKITGKFDISLAPTRLEHGASERSVHKTLKETRKDLGKLQDKMYANNHYSVLVCLQGMDTSGKDSLIREVFKNFNARGVNVYSFKTPTSSELEHDYLWRHYIALPEKGKFAVFNRSHYENVLITRVHPEFILKENLPGINTVEDIPENLWEQRFEQINNFEKHISQNGVFVFKFFLHLSKKEQKERLLRRLDKPEHNWKFNPGDLEEREHWHDYQKYYEEAINATSKKHAPWYIIPADDKETARYLVAKTIFDSLKKYDDIKEPEVNEEVLENISLYKKELRNEKD, from the coding sequence ATGAGGAACATAAATACCGATGATTTTAAGATAACGGGCAAATTCGACATCAGCCTTGCACCGACCCGCCTTGAGCACGGTGCTTCGGAAAGGTCGGTTCACAAAACCCTTAAGGAAACAAGGAAAGACCTTGGCAAGCTGCAGGATAAGATGTATGCCAATAACCACTACAGTGTGCTGGTGTGCCTGCAGGGCATGGACACCTCCGGCAAGGACAGCCTGATCCGCGAAGTATTCAAGAACTTCAATGCGCGGGGTGTGAATGTGTACAGCTTTAAGACGCCCACATCGTCAGAGCTGGAACACGACTATTTGTGGCGGCACTATATCGCGCTTCCTGAAAAAGGAAAGTTCGCCGTATTCAACCGTTCCCATTATGAGAACGTGCTGATCACCAGGGTGCACCCCGAATTTATCCTGAAAGAAAACCTTCCCGGTATCAACACTGTGGAAGATATCCCGGAAAACCTTTGGGAGCAGCGCTTTGAGCAGATCAATAATTTTGAGAAGCATATAAGCCAGAATGGGGTTTTTGTATTCAAATTCTTTCTCCATTTAAGCAAAAAAGAGCAGAAAGAACGCTTGCTGCGAAGGCTGGACAAGCCGGAACATAACTGGAAATTTAACCCGGGCGACCTCGAAGAGCGTGAGCATTGGCATGATTACCAGAAATATTATGAGGAAGCCATCAACGCGACATCAAAAAAGCATGCCCCCTGGTACATTATCCCTGCCGATGATAAGGAAACCGCACGCTACCTTGTTGCCAAAACTATCTTCGATTCCCTCAAAAAATACGACGATATCAAAGAACCCGAAGTGAACGAAGAGGTGCTGGAAAATATTTCGCTCTATAAAAAG